A window of the Streptococcus sp. 116-D4 genome harbors these coding sequences:
- a CDS encoding PTS transporter subunit IIBC, protein MMKDTFKNVLSFEFWQKFGKALMVVIAVMPAAGLMISIGKSLALIDPNLAPLVITGGILEQIGWGVIGNLHILFALAIGGSWAKERAGGAFAAGLAFILINRITGTIFSVSSDMLKDPNAMVSTLFGNSIKVSDYFISVLEAPALNMGVFVGIISGFVGATAYNKYYNFRKLPDALSFFNGKRFVPFVVILRSAIAAIVLAAFWPVVQTGINNFGIWIANSQETAPVLAPFLYGTLERLLLPFGLHHMLTIPMNYTALGGTYDVLTGAAKGTQVFGQDPLWLAWVTDLVNLKSTDASHYQTLLDTVHPARFKVGQMIGSFGILMGVIVAIYRNVDADKKHKYKGMMIATALATFLTGVTEPIEYMFMFVATPLYLVYSLVQGAAFAMADIVNLRVHSFGSIEFLTRTPLAFNAGLGMDIINFVWVTVLFAVIMYFIANFMIQKFNYATPGRNGNYETAEGSEEASSEVKVAAGSQAVNIINLLGGRANIVDVDACMTRLRVTVKDADRVGDAEQWKAEGAMGLVMKGQGVQAIYGPKADVLKSDIQDILDSGEIIPETLPSQMTEAQQNTVHFKGLTEVVYSVADGQVVALEQVKDPVFSQKMMGDGFAVEPANGNIVSPVSGTVSSIFPTKHALGLVTEAGLEVLVHIGLDTVSLEGKPFTVHVTEGQKVAAGDQLVTADLDAIRAAGRETSTVVVFTNADAIKSVKLEQTGSLAAKTAVAKVEL, encoded by the coding sequence ATGATGAAAGATACATTCAAAAATGTCTTGTCTTTCGAGTTTTGGCAAAAATTCGGTAAGGCTTTGATGGTGGTTATCGCTGTTATGCCAGCGGCTGGATTGATGATTTCAATCGGTAAGTCGCTTGCATTGATTGACCCAAATCTTGCCCCTCTAGTAATTACAGGAGGAATCCTTGAGCAAATTGGTTGGGGGGTTATCGGTAACCTTCACATTTTGTTTGCCCTAGCAATTGGAGGAAGCTGGGCTAAAGAACGCGCTGGTGGTGCTTTCGCCGCTGGTCTTGCCTTCATCTTAATTAACCGTATCACTGGTACAATCTTTAGTGTAAGCAGTGATATGTTGAAAGATCCTAACGCAATGGTATCAACACTTTTTGGTAACTCTATCAAGGTTTCTGATTACTTCATTAGCGTACTTGAGGCACCAGCCCTTAACATGGGGGTATTTGTAGGGATTATCTCAGGTTTCGTAGGGGCAACTGCCTACAACAAATACTACAACTTCCGTAAACTTCCTGATGCACTTTCATTCTTTAACGGAAAACGTTTTGTACCGTTTGTCGTTATTCTTCGTTCAGCAATCGCTGCAATCGTACTTGCTGCTTTCTGGCCAGTAGTTCAAACAGGTATCAATAATTTCGGTATCTGGATTGCGAATTCACAAGAAACAGCACCTGTTCTCGCACCATTCTTGTATGGTACTTTGGAACGTTTGCTCTTGCCATTTGGACTTCACCACATGTTGACTATCCCAATGAACTATACAGCTCTTGGTGGTACTTATGATGTGTTAACTGGTGCAGCAAAAGGAACTCAGGTATTTGGTCAAGATCCACTTTGGCTTGCATGGGTAACAGACCTTGTTAACCTTAAAAGTACAGATGCAAGTCACTACCAAACGTTGTTAGATACTGTTCACCCAGCTCGTTTCAAAGTTGGACAAATGATTGGTTCATTTGGTATCTTGATGGGTGTGATCGTGGCAATCTACCGTAATGTTGATGCTGACAAGAAACATAAATACAAAGGTATGATGATTGCAACAGCTCTTGCAACATTCTTGACAGGGGTAACTGAACCAATCGAATACATGTTCATGTTCGTCGCAACACCTCTTTATCTTGTTTACTCACTTGTTCAAGGTGCTGCCTTCGCTATGGCTGATATTGTGAACCTTCGTGTGCACTCATTCGGTTCAATCGAATTCTTGACTCGTACTCCACTAGCTTTCAATGCTGGTCTTGGTATGGATATCATTAACTTCGTTTGGGTAACTGTTCTCTTTGCTGTGATCATGTACTTTATCGCAAACTTCATGATTCAAAAATTCAACTATGCAACTCCAGGACGTAACGGAAACTACGAAACTGCTGAAGGTTCAGAAGAAGCTAGTAGCGAAGTGAAAGTTGCAGCAGGCTCTCAAGCTGTAAACATTATTAACCTTCTTGGTGGACGTGCAAACATCGTTGATGTTGATGCATGTATGACTCGTCTTCGTGTAACTGTAAAAGATGCTGATAGAGTTGGTGATGCAGAACAATGGAAAGCTGAAGGAGCTATGGGCCTTGTCATGAAAGGACAAGGGGTTCAAGCTATCTACGGTCCAAAAGCTGATGTATTGAAATCTGATATCCAAGATATCCTTGACTCAGGTGAAATCATTCCTGAAACTCTTCCAAGTCAAATGACTGAAGCGCAACAAAACACTGTTCACTTTAAAGGTCTTACTGAGGTAGTTTACTCAGTAGCAGACGGTCAAGTTGTTGCTTTGGAACAAGTAAAAGATCCAGTATTTTCTCAAAAAATGATGGGTGATGGATTTGCGGTAGAACCAGCAAATGGAAATATCGTATCTCCAGTTTCAGGTACTGTATCAAGTATCTTCCCTACAAAACACGCTCTTGGTCTTGTGACTGAAGCAGGTCTTGAAGTATTGGTTCACATTGGTTTAGACACAGTCAGTCTTGAAGGAAAACCATTTACAGTTCATGTAACTGAAGGACAAAAAGTCGCGGCAGGTGATCAGCTTGTCACAGCTGACTTGGATGCGATTCGTGCAGCAGGTCGTGAAACTTCAACAGTGGTTGTCTTCACAAATGCTGATGCTATCAAATCTGTTAAATTAGAACAAACAGGTTCTCTGGCAGCTAAAACAGCAGTTGCTAAAGTAGAATTGTAA